Sequence from the Tripterygium wilfordii isolate XIE 37 chromosome 10, ASM1340144v1, whole genome shotgun sequence genome:
GCAATACATACCGAATAAATTTGCAACTCCTACACATATGTTTGCAGAGTCTGAAGGAACACCCGCACTTTTGAAGACAGTTGATGAGAAATAAAACACTGCACTTATGCCCGATAGCTGTTGTAAAGCAAAAATGGTAGACCCAATGAAAAGCACTGCAGACAGAGGGGTTTAGAAATAAATTATTCGGAAGGCAACATAAGTTTACAAGTAAGTTGACAAATTCACACAATACCTTTAGAATGGCGGCCGTAAAGTAACTCTGAAAACTTCACAGTATCCACCTCATCTCCTGAGCCCGACTTTGACAATTCTGCCATAGCAAATTTTACATGTGATACTCCTAAAAGTTTCTCAAACGCAGCTTCAGCTTCAGCACCTCTTCCTCTCTATGGCAAGTCAAgaaatcaataaatatatacgttGACAATCATCTTAACAGGTCAACAGTATACGGATAActaaataattaaaagaaagagagagagcaatAAAAGGGAAAATCTAAGAGTAAACTGATAAGCAGGCAGCATCAGAACCTAGTATTTAACACAGCTGCTGATACTTGGAGTTTCCACTATCCCCCAGAGCATGTCAAAAAACTAACGggataaaataaagaatatgaGTCTAATTCTTTAGGCCATTTCCACAAGCTAacaaggattttttttaaaacaaaaggtaAATTTAAGcattttttgaggaaaaaacaAGACAAAGATTAAGTAGAGAATCAAGATGGTTGCATCTCACACCATCTAATTTTAATCTATTCATCTTCTTGTCTCTGGTATAAGCATTTTCTCTATCAGGAAAAGTTCATTTGTCTCACATAATAGTTTATCTCCAGAGGTAccttgaaagagagagagacggaCAGACAGATAGACATACAAAAGACGGAGAAAGAGAATCTTGAACTTTCACTCAACTGCATATTTACACaagcaaaagaataaaaaagacaAATTATCTTGTTTGATAGTCAGAGTCAAATTAATGATCTAATTACTTAGAAGATTTAAACGATCCATCTTAATTTATGATGAATGCTATTTTGCAAGGGGGCagcataaaataattttaacttTCATATAACTTCAGATATAAAGTAAAACTTATACATCTAGGCTATAACCTAAATTTCAGTAGAACAACAGCATGCCCACAATATTTCACATGTTGACTAGAAAATCACGGTTAACCAATCATTATACACATAAATGATATGATTGATATACAGATGTCAGCAAATGACCTTGAAAAGCCAATGAGGACTCTCAGCAGAAAACTCCATGAAAAGAGCAAGTACTGCTGCAGGAATGGCAGGTACCCAGAAACATATACGCCACCTGTGCACATTATCATAAATATTAGATAACCTCTGAATTCAGTCACCATAAACATCAAATAGAAGAATATCTTGTCCTTCAAGTACATGAAGAAAGATTGGAACAACCCTTTAGGATGATAATCTAACACAACTCCTAAGCTTCATTCAACATTTCTTACCAGCCAACAGTATCCTTGGCTGGGATACCAATAAATAGAGCCCCCAAAAATCCAATACACGTAGCAATTTGAGTGCAACTCCCAAAAGCACCTCTTACGTAAGTTGGTGAAACCTGTTTGTCAATTAAGTATAATAAGATTCCTACCACACGCTAAAATATAAGTaataattaaaatcaatattgttCATAAAAAAAGTCTAATGAGATTCCTTTAAAATAAGGCACCAACAGCACTGAGAAATGTCTACTGGCAGTAGCTTTACACTAATGTAGTCATCATCCCTAATACCTCTGTCACATAGAGAGCCACAACTGGTGGCCCAATACCCATCCCAGTTCCAACAAAGAGCCTTCCCAGTAGCATGCCCCACAGATCTTTTGTTGATGCGCTGCAATATTAAATTTCGATCCTCATTAGCTTCATACAATCTAGGTCGAGTACACAAAGAAATTGAATTCAccacaacaaaacaaaagaggcAGCAAGGAATTCTATGGAAGGAAGCTGTTAAGATGTTTATTTAGATGACTCCAATGAAAGATTCAAGTTTAGCTTGCTGTTTTTGTCCTGAGAAATTTAGTGTTCTGTTATTAATTTTTAGCAGGATGGGGAATCAAACCTTGCATCTTGTGCAAAAAGCTCCATTTTTTAGTTTAACTTACTTTTTGCCTCATAAGTATCAAGAGAAACAATACATAAGAACAacattttgaaattgaaaatagATATAGTAGTAGGGCCTTACTTCCTATAATCAGAAACCAAACGCATTAAGAATAATCATATTAATAACAAGTAAGCAAGATGATATATAAATCAATGTGAGCATATATAGACCCAACTTTTAGGTACATGATAAATCTTTGACCCACTCTTTCTTACTTATTAGCCATTTATGCTCATTAGAAATCTACAATGTTAGAACATCCTGGGAAAGACTAACAGGTGCTATAAAGTCAGGTAGGCAGGCTAAGCACCCTGTATGGCAATTACCTCATTGCAGATCCAATTATCATTGGTAAAGCACACAGCTGAAATGCTCTGCGGCGCCCCACCCCATCGGCAATCCAACCACTGAATAAAGATCCCACAAAACCACCCGCTAGACACGTACTGACCACTAGACCTGGATATAAAACACAGTTGGAATAACTTTAAAACGCAGAAggtaaatgaaagaaaaagattCATCATATAATCTACCTTCAACCATGGTACTTCCGCTAAAGCCAAGATCTAAAGACATGCTTTCTAGTGTCTCATTAACTACTCTGCATTtacataagcaaacaaaaagaaTGTCTTATTCATAAAATCTGCAAACATGTTTACGTAGAAGATGAAATAGCTGGGTTTCAAAGGGACAGACCCTAGATGGTAGCCAAATAAGAGAGAAGAGATAGTTCCCACAAGTATATGTGGCAAAGGACGCTTCCAGGAAGGGTTCCCAATTTCTTTTCCTAATCCATTCAGCAAATGTGCTGCGCAACTCAAATACGAAGTTAGTGCAAGAGTTCACAACATAAAATATAAAGCTTCGTTGAGAAAAAAGGCATAGATAtttgcatatacaagttttcttTTAAGAATATAATGCTCGATTATTGTTACCATTATTCATGAAGAAAGGAAAATCTAATGACTAGATATGCTAGTTGTGAAAGGCATTAGTTAAACACAACAAATTCCCAATCCCCAATCGACTTGCCTTTCTTACATTCATTAATTAATTCCGATAAGAATTACTAGCTCAGTATTTTAaggaaatgaaaacaaaacatGTAGAGCTGTTATCATTTTTTCTATTTAATGGCAGTTTTAAATAATCTTTAAAGAAAGTTCACCATCCAAGTACATCTCCTAGTATTAAGAAGAGCTGATAATGTAATACACTAAATCTTCTACAGCAGATAAGAAAGAATGACTAACAGagtaaattttcaaaacctaAATCGATAACCTTAGCCCTTAATTTGCCAAACACAAAGCCTAAATCCGGTGAATAAGATGACATAGACCATCAAAATCTACCTGAACCATCTTCCGTGTCATAATCACTGACATAGTCCATTGATGACGCACGTTTGTAAGCTGTGTACATATCCACATGGCGCTCCCTCATAGCAAATTTGTAGAATTATAGTACTCCTTATGCAAACCTCACAAAGTGAATCCGTTGCAGCCAGCTGCAACACCAGATCAGCCATTCAATAAAATATAATCAATTACTAATATCATACTGTCATCCTCACCACTCACCAGGAGCTAATTATTATTAGTTATAACCGTACATATCAAGATAACAAAGAAGTAACAGTCTAGATCTGGTAcaacagaatatatatatatattcaatcacAAATGCAGACTCCTGCACCGCTGCACGTATAGTTTATAGTTTAAACAGCGAGATCAACATACGAATTGCAGGATTTATCTCAGAGAATCAGCAGAGTAAGAAGAAATTCCAAACCCGAGCGAAAGTGGAGAAACTAGCTCTCGCACTTTTTTCGCCATCGAAAGGAGAAAATCAAGTTTCGAGTCCCCGAGATTCTTAGATCAACACAAACTCCCCACAATCGCAATGAGAGTATGGAACCGTGCAAAAGCATATGAGCAACGCGTACGAATTGAATACCTTTGGTTTTGAAAATGCTGCGACAGAGAGTGATCTGATCAAAACCAGTTCAACTGAGACGCGCAGACACAGAAGGAGACAGAAGAACGCGAAAAAGGGACAAATGGGGAAAATGCAGCAAGTTCTCACACTCGATAGAAAAAGGTAAGTATCAGCTTTCAACTGAAGGAAAGGAAATCTGAGCAAACATTTGAAACTGTGTATTTATGGGAAGCCATgattaaaagaagaagaaaattaaaggcGCCGTAGTTGCTAAAGTAAGCGTGGTGCGTACTGAATTGTGGCTCTCACACTCGTTGGTCTCTAGCACTGTTTTAGTCCCTGTTTTATTTCGGTGGGGCAGTATCTAGAAAAAGAGTAAAAGACTGTGCAAGACCTGAGAGACGAATACGTGTTATTGGGATCAGGATCTGGTGTTTCAGgttcattgaatttttttatgtagATTGGACCAATTTGACACGTGGTAGATACTGGTTGCAGTGCCctattctaaaatatttttcagTATAATCAACCGTCGTCAGAGAGGCGATCGTACGAGGAAGGACACTATTGGCTACATTGAATTCAGTCTTCAAGTTGTTTTTTTGTCTTCCATTATAAGACtacttttaataaaaaaaataaaataaaaactaaagttATGGTGTCAACATTGGCCACGCGTTGTTCAACAATTCAAGATCCTACCAAGTTTTATACAAAACTTTCCTTATGCAAAATTAAAATACGCACAATTATTTAATAATAGATTCCCCTGTCATTTCACTAATACACCCCCTTAAAAAATACGCATTTTAAGTGTACACAGGATAATTTCTGAATTTTATATATCATTCGATTAgtcataaaatgaaaaaaaatatatatagatacatatatctatatatatactaaaACAAGCTACTTAACGGTGACTTAGTTATTACTGCACAGTTCTATCACCTTATCACTGCAAGGTTTTTGGCTCTGAACAAACCATCTGGTGTGATAATCGTAACCAAACGAATACAACTTTTTATAGAGATAACAAAGTCTTATCTTAACAGAGAGAGTAGTTCATCTTATGATTGATTTTAAGTACAGTAACAAACAAATTACCACCTACTTGGCAGACACCCTAACCAATGGACAAAAAATACAGTAAAATGATAgtcaaatttgaaaaaaatttgatcgAATAAAAATTAGCATCATATTCAAGCGAGAATTAATGACACATTTGTATGTGTGCTATACAACAGATCCCGCTGAATTACAATACACGTAAGAAATTTTACAAGGGGCAAGCGCTTGCTCTCCTCGACTTCCCCAGCTTAAAAGTTAGCTcaataaaattcaaaatgatAAGAGAGTATAGAGAGAAAAATTTTCCAAAAGAGCAAATGCATTTCCTTTAGTTACCGTACGAAGATGTGGAACACTTGAACTTGAGATATCAAGCGTTACCCCATTGATGAACTCAGTATTTGGATCTGAGCACAAATATTAGGAAGAATAAGAATATGTAGCAGAGagagaagattaaaaaaaagagagagagtaacAAAAAGAACTAAGCTTTATCGAACAAAATACCTGATTCACGAGCATGTTTACTTGCTCTCTGTACATTTCCTTCAAGTCCACGATATCAGCACGGAGTTCCTCCAGCTAAACATGCATCCACAATTAATTGTTATGAGATGATAGAAAAGTAACTTCCATCAGTTCCATGCAGTGTTTTCATTCAACAAATAGGAAACACCAAATCAACATATATCGAATCGAAGTCATGCTAGAGGTCCATTCTGtatattatttggaaaaaaaggcAGAAACAATATATTAACTTTGTGCTCGCTTCCATCATTTTTCATGATATTCATTATTCACACATACTTGAAGCAACTGACTGACTAACAAGGAATTGAGGCAAGTAGGAGTTAACGCAGCATAGAAAGATTGATGGATCTACAACATTACAAGGGACAAAAGATGGCAAGAGGACAGTTGATTATAGCACAGATTCAGAATAGTACCAACTCCTGTGACGAAAACATCTATTTCCAAAAGTTCCTATCCCAACATTTGTTTGCTACAAAACAAAAGAACCAAACTAAAGATGTAAATTTACCTCTTCATCACGTTCACCCATTAGCTCCAATGCAGCAGAGTGCCTCCTCCTCAGTGCTTCTAGCTCTGCCCGAATGCCAGGTAACATGGTAGCCTCTGCTTGCAACTTTTCACACTGCATGCAATTGAACCAATTTTCAATCTCAATCATAAGGGAAAGACTGACCAGAAACAAACCACACAAAAGCTCAATTTAGCTGCCATTTCACCAAACACAAAAGACCAACCTGTGCAGTCAATTTGACCAACTCCTCGGCAAGAGAATCACGAATGGATTCCAATGATGCCTGAAAATTTAACAATTTATAATTGACACAGCATGAGTCTTCATGAACTGTCATTGTTCTTGGAACTGATAAAGCTGAACCAAACCCAGATCTGGAATAGACATGCAGCATGCAtcgaagagaaaataatatcaaaatgaaGATGTGTATGATCAATACCAAGCGGGACATGTACGAAGCAAGTTCGCCTTCTTTCTGGCGAAGGGTAGCTTCAAAAGTACTAGGTGTCATGCTTTTTATGTAGTATGGGCTCATGGTTGCCTCTGCAGCATTCCTTCTTTCAGAGACGCTGTCAGATGAGTCCAAAGACGCTTGAAGAAAATAGCTCTCCTCCATGCTACCAAGGCTGCTAGCACTAGAGAGTTTCCGGGATAAGCGTCCTGCACAAAGTACAAATAATCTCTCTATAGTAATCAATTGAAAAGGAATAAACTTATATCATTATCAGAAGCATCATACCATTTTCAACCGCAGAATTGTGCCTAGTTATTGGAGTTTGTTCATACACAGTTGCCGACTGGACCCGAGTTGTCCTTTCCAAATCCAACCGAGCAgctttctctctttctatttCCTGTCAAGAACAAGAAGCCAACTTTAAGACAAAGTAACAAGGCCACATTTATGCACGCAATAAGTTAATGAAGTAAATTGTATCTTAACGAAATAATGAACATTGTgtacaaaaagaagaaagaaaaaaggactAAATGATGAACATTAGAGTGGCACGTCCGACATAATCTTGGAATTTTCAGATTTACGCAGCCACTAATTTCATGAAGAATCTGCTTTGAACTTAATTGATTTGCACCAGATTAGCATTTCCAACAACTTTGTCAATCATAGAATTTGAAGGGTGTGCTCACTGAGGGATTGAATGAGAGAAACATACTTTTTAATCCAAAAAAACTATGTCCAGAGTCCTCACACGTGCTATATTAAATGAAATCATTTGTATTCAATACTTACCAAGAAATCTGTTTGGCTGACAATCAATATGTTTCACAAGATCAATCCTAATTGGGGAAAGTAAAGAAGAAGCAACAAAACTGGAATGCCACATAATGTCAACTGATAAAACTCAATCATATCATAACCAATGCAGAACCTGTTGCAACAATTCCCTGTGCATTAATGCATCTTGTAACTCTTGCTTGTGTTTCCGCCTGAGCTCcttaatttcttcttcaagttgGTTTGCACGAGCCTCTTGAGTGTCAGCTTCCTCCTTTGCTGCAAGGTACTCCTGCCTGTTCTCTGCGGCTCTCTGTCTCTCCTTTTCGAGGGACCTACTTAGCTGTGTCTGCTCTGCTCTAAGACATGATATCTAAAAAAATCTCTAACATAAGTTGGGTCCAGAAAATAatctttattaataaaattttacataaAAAGAGAGCAGAACAAACCTGAGCTTCAAGAACATTAATACGAGATAAGGTCTGAGATAAGCGTTCATTTACAGATCGTTCCCTTTCTTCAGCAGATGCAGCCTTTGCTTCTGCTTCCTGTATAATAGTTCATTCTAAATGAAAGTTCCTTCATTTTTGGAGCTATCAAATATGTAACATTTGCAATAAGAAGATTTTCCACACCTGAAGTctagagttaagacttctctcTACAGCAGCCCATGCTTCTGCTCTTCTGGTAGTTGTTTCCTATCATCAGTCAAAGAAATGTACATAAACACCCTGTATCTTATACCAGTAGCCTCCTAACAATGTCTAGTAGAACGGTGAAAGAAATAATACAGCACCTGCATAGCCTCAATCTGCCTTAAAAGAGGCCTAGTAGATTCAGGAACTTGTGTAATTAACTCCTCACAACGACGCTCACTTGCCTAGACAAAACAATAGCGTTGATAAAAACTTCTGGAATGTTTATCTACAGAGAACTGATTAAAATGTACAGAAGAAAAATATCACTTAGTGGAAGCAAAATATTGTAGTCAGTCGAACACACTTGAAAGCGTTTCTGAAGATCTTCGATATCCCGGCGAAGCATGTCTTCTCTAAGAACAgcctagaaaaataaaaagaacatcTATAATTTCAGAATCGTGCTTGGAATCAAAGCCACAATgtatggggaaaaaaaatatgaaccTGTTGTTCCTTTCTACTTAAAGTTTGCCTTAATTCTTCAAGTGCCTGTACAAGCATCGTTTCACGCTCCTCGGCCTCCCTAAGACGACTCTCTAGTTCACTTCTGGCTTCATTGTTGGCACGTGCTTCTGCTAATGCTTCAGCATCCTTTGCTGCAGCCAAAGCATTTGTATAATACTCTTTCTGCACTGCAAGTTCTGCTTGGTGTTTTTCTATTGTTTCTTGTAGCAAGTTTTCTGTGGCTGTCTTGTCTTTCTTGATACTCTCTACTTTATTCTCTTCTACCTAGAAGTGGAAAAACAGAATTGCATAAGTTATTATAAGATGGTTTAAACTTCAAATTAGGATAAATGACCATAAAGTATAGATATGAGAACAAATATGTAATCTGTAATGACTAACTTTTGCTTGCTAAAGGATCACGTAGTAGGAAGAAGTAACTCACAAATTTGggagaacaaaagaaagaatagaGGAAAGTATGGGATGGCAAGCATTCCATATGCCTTAAATCACATATCGACCATCCCACAAGCATGTGAAACAATGAAATCAAGAAAACTAAACCTTAGCATGATAAGCACAGTGATATATGATACCATAGATCTCGAAAATTCTAAAATAACAATGCAGTGAAATTGCTAATGATTTATATAATCTATGCGACGAGAGGAATTTTGAAAATCCAACCAGGTATTCTATTACCTGAAGCTTGGTGGTCAAaccttttttctcctcttcaAGCTCTCTAATCTAGCTTtcatgaaaatgaaaagcaaTTGAAAACACAAGACTTGATTAGGAATTAGTCAAAGTAATAAGACAAGAAAATGCAAAAAGGGATAGCCATTGAACCTTCTAACCCACCTGAGCCCTTAATTTCCTCATAGTTGCTTCTTGAGCAGCCTGCTTCTTAGATAGTTCTTCACCTGAATGATTTACCAATAACTAAAATTAAAAGGATTAAGAAAGTGAAACTCAGTAGTCTGCTAAATATGAACTCTCGACATGCctacaacatcatcatcattatcaaatcTTTTATCCCCAATGTTGGTTCAACTACAACATGTCTTGCATAAATCATACACTGACATAGAAAGGCATTTTAGACAAAACACCACCCAATGCACAAAGCTCCTGCAGTGGTGGTGGAGACTGAAAGGGCATATATACACTCACATTACAGAGAGAAGTTTGATGCAGgaagccattagattaattttgtgtttcatttttaatttgttttttaaggAATCCTTTGGGGAAAAGGTTTCCCTTTTACTTAGCCTACGCActtctacattttttttaaaagttactACATTTGTCTAGGACAGTCAGGTTTAGGTATCCTAATGTTCCCTTAAACCAATGGTTGTATACCTCCATTTAAAGGCTTGATTGCCCCAGAAATACATAGAGAGTGAGTTTTAAGAAAGAATTGTCATTGGCTCGGTGAGAGGTTGAGAGGGAAAAGTGAGTTTTCCAACCCTTTTGCCCAGGGAAAATGTATTCAACTTAAAAGTTTAAGTTACTATTTTTGTTTACTGAAAGTTCTATTTCAGGTTTGAACCCTATGAATTTTTAGCCCTAGGGTTTCTTGAATTGAGGCTGATTTGGAGGTTAGGGTTTCTGGTTTGCTCAATCCTGAATAAAATCTACATAAGTAGTTCAAAACTACATCATGGTTTCTATGGTTAGCACATGTAACACACTAACACCTACGAATGTAATGACGCAACCCTAGGTGTTAACgacacacacaaacatatacatatatagtaaacaacacccgtgcacaagacACCCGCAGTGGGCGGGTTCGGGGACAAACAAGATTGTACGCAGACCTTTCCACGTtctaaaacacaaaagaaagcaGCCTAGAAAAGAATTTGATCACAGGGAGAAGTATTGCAAACAGTCCAAAATAATTTACACCACATTAAACAGATGAAATAGGCTAATCAAatatatatcaaacaaaacactcATCACCagaataaaagtataaaacaatAACAAGTTGGGAAGGAATTTTTAGCATTTCTTGAAGTCTATGTGAAAACTCAATTTTCACCCAGTTCTTGACTATTTCCCTCAAAACTGCGAAGTAGACTGGATTCCCAGTTACAAAGTCCAAATAGCACCACCTAACCAAACATAATAAATGCTGTCCAACAATATTTCACGAAACCACGAGATCCAAGGACTGTACAACTGCAACATCAAAAAGAAGCAGGATGTTTGCAGTAATATTTCACACTGTTATTCTAGAAAATATAGCTCACGGAAAAATCACTTTTTCTATCTTGTGATGGGAAAACAAGTCAACTTAGGCAATAGGACACCAAAAGTATAATTCGGGTGACGTGCTCCCCAATATCTTAAACAGGTGCACTCAGGCTTGACCATTTCTTCCATCTTATTTTTCCATCCTCATTGaacaaaaataatgaagaaataCGACCTTGATTGAAGGAGTGATTGGAGGACTTAGTTGGTATCTTGATTGAAGGAGTGATTGGAGGACTTAATTGGTAGCATGATTATAGAATATAATTATGGCATGATCATgggaattaatttattaaaatcaatGTGCGTAAGTTAAGGAGAAACTTACTCTGATTTGTTGTATATAATAGGATACTGCCTCTGTAATAGTGATAACATAGAAATATAGAAGAATTCTTCTTCGTatactttctttctctctttgtttataTGGTATCGAAGCTGTGCCGACCCTAGGAAATCTATGGCGGATCTCACTGACGACAAGGTGACTGAGATAACCAGCACCAAGACAGAAAACATGGGACTCGACAACTCGTCCTTCCCACTCACGGTTGAAAAGCTCCACGGGAGAAACTATCTTGAGTGGgctcaatcaatcaaattagtAATCGACGGCAAGGGGAAATTAGGTTACCTCACCGGTGACACGAAGAAGCCATCCTCAACCGATGCCTCTCTGGTGAAGTGGAAATCAGAGAACTCCATGGTGACTGCTTGGCTCGTCAATTCCATGAAGCCGTCAATTGGGAAGACATATCTGTTTCTTCCGTCAGCTAAAGATGTTTGGGATGCCGTTCGCGAGACTTACTCTGATCTGGAGAATTCATCTCAGATCTTCGAACTTAAGACTCGCCTATGGCAGACTAAGCAAGGTACCCGAGATGTCACTGATTATTGGCTTGAGATGAAGAATCTGTGGCAGGAACTTGATCTAAGCTATGATGAAGATTGGAAGTGCACTGAGGACAGCGTGCGATTCAAGCGCAGGATGGAGGATGAGAGGGTGTTCGAATTTCTGGCCGGCCTCAACCGTGAATTGGACGAGGTGAGAGGAAGGATTCTGGCCAGAAAACCTCTCCCATCCACTGGTGAAGCATTCTCTGAAGTGCGACGAGAAGAAAATCGTCGTAAGGTGATGTTGAACGTGAACCAGGTTGGGCCTGGAATTGCTGGGCCAGAGGGATCAGCTCTCTTGATCAGAGGTGCACCAAGTGGGCCGGGCCTAAACCCACAAAGAAAAAATCTGTGGTGTGATCATTGCAAAAAGCCTAGACACACCAAGGATACTTGCTGGGAGTTACATGGAAAGCCAGCTGATTGGAAACCAAGGCAAAATAAGACCCGTGGATATCAGGTCTCCATGGATGTCCCAACTGAAAGGAGAATAGAAGCACACAGCAGTACCCAGTCTAACACTGCCTTTAATCAAGAACAAATGGAGCAGCTGTACAAGATGTTTTTTGATATCCAAACATCTAGTCAGTCATCTAATAAGGTGCCCTCAGGTTCGTTAGCCCACAaaggtaattttttaaaagcTTTGAGTATCACATCTGAAACTAAAATTCCATGGATTATTGACTCCGGCGCATCAGATCATATGACTGgtaattatcacatattttcTACATATTCGCCGTGTGCCGGCAATCTCAAAGTTAAAATTGCAGATGGTTCACTTTCACCGGTTGTAGGAAAAGGGAGTATCCGTATCTCCGATTTTGTAGTCCTAAAGTCTGTTCTACATGTCCCAAACCTGTCTTGCAATTTACTATCAGTTAGCAAGTTcacaaaagattccaattgttCTATTAATTTTCTTCCAACTCATTGTGTTTTCCAGGATCTATCATCGGGGAAGACGACTGGCAGTGCTAAGGAGTGTGAGGGACTCTACCACTTTGATAAGGTCAATTTGAATAAACAGTTTCAAACTGCTATTTGTGATTCTGTGTCTGTTTCTAAGGAAAGTGACATTATGTTATGGCATTTTAGAATGGGTCATCCCAGTTTCCAATATTTGAGCCATGTATTTccttctttaaaaaaatcaagCTTTAATCTTCAGTGTGAAATTTGTCAACTTGCAAAACATCAGCGCACTTCATATTCAAAATCCAAATATCACATGTCCAAACCATTTGCCATGATTCATAGTGATTTGTGGGGTCCCTCTCGTATATCCAATCGTTCTTACACAAAATGGTTTGTTACGTTTATTGATGATCACACAAGAACTTGTTGGGTTTacc
This genomic interval carries:
- the LOC120007521 gene encoding golgin candidate 5 — translated: MAWFTGKVSLGNFPDLAGAVNKFSESVKNIEKNFDTALGFEEKSDKSESTSEASGLWPVMSFMGHKSEEGTVEEKHEVSTVEKKEDVETDASQNSATEQTTIPEGDEAPKAEKNDEHTDAAEQMDNVISDVGKTESKSQLVQVEPPETTPQDVETSNSVNKMQQEESLEGIPHESSESIEAIEVDQGDGGNTGPDESHDTVSIHEGTDEHKTQGENIEEQSSPVEAEVTSDKQEGYGAEAAYPLPAIADEIERAHELSLPTVVPSNDALETVSESISHEKNANNRALEVHQDATDSETGIKDQERRLSSATNALDSTDSLLELEKVKIEMKMMESALQGAARQAQAKADELAKLMNENEQLKAVIQDLKRKSNKAEIESLREEYHQRVATLERKVYALTRERDTLRREQNKKSDAAALLKEKDEIITQVMAEGEELSKKQAAQEATMRKLRAQIRELEEEKKGLTTKLQVEENKVESIKKDKTATENLLQETIEKHQAELAVQKEYYTNALAAAKDAEALAEARANNEARSELESRLREAEERETMLVQALEELRQTLSRKEQQAVLREDMLRRDIEDLQKRFQASERRCEELITQVPESTRPLLRQIEAMQETTTRRAEAWAAVERSLNSRLQEAEAKAASAEERERSVNERLSQTLSRINVLEAQISCLRAEQTQLSRSLEKERQRAAENRQEYLAAKEEADTQEARANQLEEEIKELRRKHKQELQDALMHRELLQQEIEREKAARLDLERTTRVQSATVYEQTPITRHNSAVENGRLSRKLSSASSLGSMEESYFLQASLDSSDSVSERRNAAEATMSPYYIKSMTPSTFEATLRQKEGELASYMSRLASLESIRDSLAEELVKLTAQCEKLQAEATMLPGIRAELEALRRRHSAALELMGERDEELEELRADIVDLKEMYREQVNMLVNQIQILSSSMG
- the LOC120007761 gene encoding probable plastidic glucose transporter 3, with translation MRERHVDMYTAYKRASSMDYVSDYDTEDGSAHLLNGLGKEIGNPSWKRPLPHILVGTISSLLFGYHLGVVNETLESMSLDLGFSGSTMVEGLVVSTCLAGGFVGSLFSGWIADGVGRRRAFQLCALPMIIGSAMSASTKDLWGMLLGRLFVGTGMGIGPPVVALYVTEVSPTYVRGAFGSCTQIATCIGFLGALFIGIPAKDTVGWWRICFWVPAIPAAVLALFMEFSAESPHWLFKRGRGAEAEAAFEKLLGVSHVKFAMAELSKSGSGDEVDTVKFSELLYGRHSKVLFIGSTIFALQQLSGISAVFYFSSTVFKSAGVPSDSANICVGVANLFGSIVAMLLMDKLGRKLLLLVSFTGMAVAMSLQAMAATSFTSRSGALYLSIGGMLLFVLTYSLGAGSVPTVLLSEIFPNRLRAKAMAICMAVHWVVNFFVGLLFLRLLEQLGALLLYGIFVSFCLIAVIFVKRNVLETKGKSLQEIEIALLPQE